From a region of the Macrobrachium nipponense isolate FS-2020 chromosome 3, ASM1510439v2, whole genome shotgun sequence genome:
- the LOC135222145 gene encoding trichohyalin-like — protein MEEPEIPDQEESDIEKQSLAEALEKSQVYGNKLEHLWKQSQEEIVRLQNQLVDQDKLLEKSAQGRGGLKKEIENVYLEKEHVLTEKRRLEGHLELAIDRGERIENLNKELKEKTESLESQLEANDVLLKKRDEEEREKQNLFQQALVEKEGELESAIKKKTELGLKLKQIEASNQKLASEKEYFEWLIEGLTRNARNCELEKKQADETQKNLILTDKVQSLELLLGQKESQLVSAAEILTAERAKTEIMAAELKKMKNWVSELGGEKAKYKEQLEEKEDELASVKKELDNGKITTQTLAEEAQVMKNWVAELGGENVRLQEEVDENQLENLLNTERKLRCEIAEKLGVALNHGKELESLLEEAEEKARKLAKDFEEEVQKREAQKLDFLGKEQQIKGKMLTLESILKNAENLLMKEERENLHLQQRLQEKDKEVETLRKNEEDHREQMKEMEDKLQNLSKERKCLIEAVEKQSRECHLLIAEKEREKSEIRLYYQERLDQKDSEMKKLQEECDKLKENWRIQEENMIREHQRLMERQRRQEEALRDQDKYMLMTLLHGTAQRNFHLQHIALQHGIEQERQDGGQAEDLWMRREKQYRRYCDAQSDRSNYGKQWEVLTQTLTDLIHEEEGIPQTTNGDSNKNCDISDGNSDDKMCHQINDKIEPQRADTDEENVG, from the exons ATGGAAGAACCTGAGATCCCTGATCAAGAAGAGTCAGATATAGAAAAACAGAGCTTAGCAGAAGCTCTGGAAAAGAGTCAAGTTTACGGAAATAAACTGGAACATCTCTGGAAGCAATCACAGGAGGAGATTGTGCGGCTTCAGAACCAACTTGTGGACCAAGACAAGTTGCTGGAAAAGAGCGCACAGGGTCGAGGAGGACTGAAGAAAGAAATCGAGAACGTCTACCTTGAAAAGGAACATGTTCTGACTGAAAAGCGGCGCCTAGAAGGACATTTGGAACTGGCTATAGATCGAGGAGAGAGGATAGAGAACTTGAATAAAGAACTGAAGGAGAAAACAGAGTCTCTAGAGAGCCAGTTAGAGGCGAATGACGTCTTGCTAAAGAAAAGggacgaagaggagagagaaaagcaaaatcTCTTCCAACAGGCTTTGGTCGAAAAGGAAGGAGAACTGGAGAGcgccataaagaaaaaaactgagcTGGGCCTCAAATTGAAACAAATAGAAGCTTCCAATCAAAAGCTTGCTTCAGAGAAAGAATATTTCGAGTGGCTGATAGAAGGCTTAACAAGGAATGCCCG AAATTGTGAGCTAGAGAAGAAGCAGGCAGACGAGACCCAGAAAAACTTGATACTAACGGACAAAGTTCAGTCGCTAGAATTACTTTTGGGCCAAAAAGAATCTCAGCTGGTTTCGGCAGCAGAAATTCTAACTGCAGAAAGAGCGAAAACTGAGATTATGGCCGCAGAACTCAAAAAGATGAAGAACTGGGTCTCAGAACTAGGAGGAGAGAAAGCAAAGTATAAAGAACAGTTAGAGGAAAAAGAAGATGAATTGGCTTCAGTTAAGAAAGAGTTAGACAATGGAAAGATAACCACCCAAACTCTGGCTGAAGAAGCCCAGGTTATGAAGAACTGGGTTGCCGAGTTAGGAGGAGAGAACGtcaggcttcaggaagaggttGACGAAAACCAACT agaaaacttactaaacacagaaagaaaactgAGATGTGAAATAGCAGAGAAACTAGGCGTCGCTCTCAATCACGGGAAGGAACTGGAAAGCTTGCTGGAAGAGGCAGAAGAGAAGGCGAGAAAACTTGCAAAAGATTTCGAGGAAGAGGTCCAGAAAAGGGAGGCACAAAAACTAGATTTCTTGGGCAAAGAACAACAAATCAAAGGAAAAATGCTAACGTTGGAAAGCatattgaaaaatgctgaaaatcttcTGATGAAAGAGGAGAGGGAAAATTTACACTTGCAGCAAAGGTTACAGGAAAAGGACAAAGAAGTAGAGACGCTGAGGAAAAATGAGGAGGACCATCGAGAACAAATGAAGGAGATGGAGGACAAACTGCAAAATCTCTCCAAGGAGAGAAAATGTCTGATCGAAGCAGTCGAAAAACAGTCGAGGGAATGCCACCTTTTAATtgcagagaaggagagagagaagagtgaaatTAGACTGTATTATCAGGAGAGATTGGATCAGAAGGACAGCGAAATGAAGAAGCTGCAGGAAGAATGtgataaattgaaagaaaattggaGGATACAGGAAGAAAATATGATCAGGGAACACCAACGTCTCATGGAGCGTCAAAGAAGACAGGAAGAGGCTCTGAGGGATCAAGATAAATACATGTTAATGACGCTTCTCCATGGCACAGCTCAGAGGAACTTCCATCTGCAACACATTGCACTGCAGCATGGAATTGAACAGGAGCGGCAAGATGGAGGGCAAGCAGAAGACCTGTGGATGAGAAGGGAGAAACAATACAGGAGATACTGCGATGCCCAGAGTGACAGGAGCAACTACGGGAAGCAGTGGGAGGTCCTAACTCAGACGTTGACGGACCTCATtcatgaagaagaaggaatcccGCAAACAACGAACGGGGATTCTAACAAGAACTGCGATATTTCCGATGGAAACTCAGATGACAAAATGTGTCATCAAATCAACGACAAGATAGAGCCCCAAAGAGCCGATACTGATGAAGAAAATGTGGGTTGA